The DNA sequence TTGTGTTGGAGATACTGATCAAACTTGTTATAGTTGTAACTGCTGGCTCGTTTTTGTTCATGAAAACTATAATTAGAACCTGGATCTCTGATTATAGGTAGTGACTCCAGATACATAAATATTTTCATCTGATATTTTATGGCATGAATAACTTATCTTTTTAAGTCATTAACCTAATATCTCTAAGCAGGGGTctgcaggttaccagctctatGACCTCGAAAGGTGCTACTGTTTAACTATTTCGATCATTATTATTCACCTAGTACCTATTTTTAAGCTTTGAAGAACATGGTAATTTAGTTTTGGTGTAGTAATCTATGCATCTTACATTGCCGGGTTTGATTTATCTATGAATCTGAATACTAACAAAATTTAATAATCATTAGTAACAAAATAAAGAAGGAAGCAACTCATGAAGGGGTCACTAACCAGTTTCATGCATTAGCATAAATATTCTGCAAATATATTTACTTGATAACTTGGAAAAAAAGTCAtgagaaaatgaaagaaagaaattgaaCTAAACTATAGTGAGAAAGTTGCAATAATATGTGTTTGATTTTTGTTATGTACATCTTTCTTGCTTCTCTGCAAAGGAATATAAAGAAAGATGACAAAGTTTAAATGCTAACTAATGATCTATATTCACTTGTTCAATATATCATTTGAACGAGTTAGTTCATTTGAGAATTGAAATATAACAATAGCAACAGGTGTTTCAAGTTGCAACAGTATCTTGCCATAACTACTTTCTCattcagaaaattcattttACAATTCCATAGGAATGAATGCAAAATGGGAACTCtccagaagaaaaaaaagaggtgcCTTCTGTACAAATATATCTCTCGACTAATCTATCTACACCCGAATAGCATGATCTACATCTCATTCAAGCGAGAATCGATGTTTAGAAACTCATCCTCACTGCATGGGATTGTAAGACCACCCATTGGATGATCATATCCATATTCTTCTTCAACTTGACTCaacaattcttgaaataaaGGTTGGTTCAAGTATGATATCGGAATCACGAATCGCCTCATGTTGTCTCCAACATAGACTGCAAGGTAGCCTTTTGGTACTTCAAGACCCTTGGAAATTGTTTTTGCTGCCCTTCTAATACTTGGAATGCGGAAACCCATATTGTATATTGATTTTTCAAAGAACTTGTATGAGAAATAAGTGTTTGAGTTAGGATACTTGAGGATGCAAATGAGTTGTGTTGCTTTAGACCTCAAGAAATTTGGTATATATAGATGCCAAGGGAACCTTCAAATCAATTTCCAactgaaattattttttatgagtGATAAGGGATCACATGGTATTGTCTTGCAGGTGTTGCTGAGGATTGCTAAGTTGAAAAGGATTGGATACCCCACTTTCTGATACAGTGGCTAACAAATTACCCTCTTGAAAGCAAAGACATATGCATAGCATAGGTGacaccaaaaatattttcatgcattaaacCATAGATAAACATATGCTTTAGACATCACAcgttctctttttctttttcttttcttttttttccctcaGATTGACATTGATGCTGACATCATGACATGAATCTACAAGGTGCCAACTCATACCAGAGTGataaattatcaaatttgtAAACCATGAGCAAGATCTGATTGCTATATTTGAAGATAGTGTTTCAAAGAGAACCAACATAGCATACATGATAACATGACAGTGGATATGTTCATAAAGTTCAAAGCATGCTCCAATCAGACTATAGATTCAGACTTATATATGCATTGaattccttcttttttttcttggatAAGGATTCATACAACAGTTAGATTCCTTTTGATAATTCTGAATTTTTGTAGGAACCATTGTATCATACCAAGAAAGACCAAGACACATCTGTTCAAATTAAAAAGTGGAAGGTTTGATACTGGTTTTAGCTTCATACTCATGACAGCTGTTATACAAGTCACTGGCCCTTAGTCTATTTGGTTATTTTAGACCTAAAGTTTCTTTGATTTGTTAAACTGACATTATTGGAAAGAAGGAAATATCGCAATGAATAGTAGATATCTTCAAATGTGTTTGTGGTGAATATGGATTAGTGAGGAACCAGTCAATTGTATATAATTTTGTTGTGGCCCTTAAACCAAATAACATGTTCATGTGAAGAAATGGGGTCATTAGCTGATAGCAGCAAACAAATGTAACTCATCATACAATGTAACAATCACATTATGGAATACAACTGGATTAGTGTTTCAATCTCAATTGTCATTTCAGAGGTCACATTTTAGTGATACCATGTACAAACTGGGAAGGGTCCACAGAGATTTCAAAGACAGATAAAAGCAAAGTGGGACATGGTAAATACAGGGACTGGTCCTTTAAGCTGTTTAATCATCCTATAGTGTTAATTGGATACTTGAATTGACCAAACAAGTTATCATTATTGAAACTAATGTTATGAAAATTCAAACTTAGTTACTGCTTTTTTTATCATAACATTTTTTTACTATCATCATAAAAATTACCTGATGGTTTCCTTTTCACTTATTGTACAGCATAGTGAAGATTGATTTTATGAacagcactttaatttctgcttATTATTGCCTTTGAacttaataataatttagatttgAGGAGAGAATGGGAGACAGATGTTTATGTGCATAAATTTCTCATTGAGATGAATAGTAGGATAACAAAAAATGGAGAAAATCTTTCTCAGGGCAATAAATTGTTACAAAAATTGTGTTAAGTAATCTATTTCTAAGTCAGCCTAATCTTGATGATGCTAGCATCAACTCAAGCGAGAAGTGATATCTAAGAACATATTTTCTTCACAAGGAATTGTGAGACCACCCATTGGATGATCATATCCAAATTCTTCCTCAGCTTGACTTAGCAAGTCTTGAAATGAAGGCTGGTTCAAGTATGATATAGGGATCAGAAACCGCTTCATTTTCTCTCCAACATAAACTGCAAGATAACCCTTTGGCACTTCCATAGCTTTTGAAGATGAAGTAAATGATGCCTTTCTTACAATACTGGATAACCGAAAACCCATTTTTGTATGTGATGAAGAAAGACTAGTTTTACA is a window from the Arachis stenosperma cultivar V10309 chromosome 3, arast.V10309.gnm1.PFL2, whole genome shotgun sequence genome containing:
- the LOC130968832 gene encoding auxin-induced protein X10A-like — its product is MGFRIPSIRRAAKTISKGLEVPKGYLAVYVGDNMRRFVIPISYLNQPLFQELLSQVEEEYGYDHPMGGLTIPCSEDEFLNIDSRLNEM